The following proteins are encoded in a genomic region of Bradyrhizobium sp. SK17:
- a CDS encoding chemotaxis protein CheW: MTKTETTEGAMAEYVTAVIGGQLFGLPISRVQDVFMPERLTRVPLATSEIAGVLNLRGRIVTVIDMRARLGLPKADDGQPPMAVGVDQRGESYGLLIDQIGEVLRLPDDSRQDNPVNLDPRMAKLAGGVHRLDGQLMVVLDVDRVLELVPKAAVKTAAAA, translated from the coding sequence ATGACCAAGACCGAGACGACCGAAGGCGCGATGGCCGAATACGTCACCGCCGTGATCGGCGGGCAGCTGTTCGGGCTGCCGATCTCGCGGGTGCAGGACGTGTTCATGCCGGAGCGGCTGACGCGGGTGCCGCTGGCGACCAGCGAGATCGCCGGCGTGCTCAACCTGCGCGGCCGCATCGTCACCGTGATCGACATGCGCGCCCGGCTCGGGCTGCCGAAGGCCGACGACGGCCAGCCGCCGATGGCGGTCGGCGTCGACCAGCGCGGCGAATCCTACGGCCTGTTGATCGACCAGATCGGCGAGGTGCTGCGGCTGCCCGACGACAGCCGCCAGGACAACCCGGTCAATCTCGATCCCCGCATGGCCAAGCTCGCCGGCGGCGTCCATCGCCTCGACGGACAGCTCATGGTCGTCCTCGATGTCGATCGCGTGCTCGAACTGGTGCCCAAGGCGGCTGTGAAGACAGCTGCCGCAGCGTAA
- a CDS encoding protein-glutamate O-methyltransferase CheR, whose translation MTPPDYEYLRKLLKDHSGLDLSADKQYLIESRLLPLARKCGLSGIPDLVTKIRAGSSSHTVQVVEAMTTNETFFFRDKVPFDHFRDTIMPDVLKARAARRSVRIWCAAGSTGQEPYSLAMCLKEMGAALAGWRVEIIATDLSQEVLEKSKAGIYSQFEVQRGLPIQLLVKYFKQSGEFWQVNPELRSMVQHRQLNLLHDFSQLGTFDVIFCRNVLIYFDQDTKINIFNRLARLMEADGFLVLGAAETVVGLTDTFKPIPERRGLYRPSGVRPALAMPRAAMAVGY comes from the coding sequence GTGACGCCCCCTGACTACGAGTATCTGCGTAAGCTCCTCAAGGACCATTCCGGTCTCGATCTGTCCGCGGACAAGCAATATCTGATCGAGAGCCGCCTGCTGCCGCTGGCGCGCAAATGCGGCCTGTCCGGCATTCCCGACCTGGTGACGAAGATCCGGGCCGGCTCGTCCTCGCACACCGTCCAGGTGGTCGAGGCCATGACCACCAACGAGACGTTCTTCTTCCGCGACAAGGTGCCGTTCGACCACTTCCGCGACACCATCATGCCCGACGTGCTGAAGGCGCGTGCCGCGCGCCGCAGCGTCCGGATCTGGTGCGCCGCCGGCTCGACCGGGCAGGAGCCCTATTCGCTGGCGATGTGTCTGAAGGAAATGGGCGCCGCGCTTGCCGGATGGCGGGTGGAGATCATCGCGACCGATCTGTCGCAGGAGGTGCTGGAGAAGTCGAAGGCTGGCATCTACAGCCAGTTCGAGGTGCAGCGCGGGCTGCCGATCCAGTTGCTGGTCAAGTACTTCAAGCAGTCGGGAGAATTCTGGCAGGTCAATCCCGAGTTGCGCTCGATGGTGCAGCATCGCCAGCTCAACCTGCTGCACGATTTCTCCCAGCTCGGCACGTTCGATGTGATCTTCTGTCGCAACGTGCTGATCTATTTCGACCAGGACACCAAGATCAACATCTTCAACCGTCTTGCCCGCCTGATGGAGGCCGACGGCTTCCTGGTGCTGGGCGCGGCTGAAACGGTCGTCGGCCTGACCGACACGTTCAAGCCGATTCCCGAGCGGCGCGGCCTGTACCGCCCAAGCGGGGTGCGGCCGGCGCTTGCGATGCCACGGGCCGCCATGGCGGTCGGATATTGA
- a CDS encoding hybrid sensor histidine kinase/response regulator produces MDDLLREFLTESSESLDTVDNQLVQFEQDPNNAKILDNIFRLVHTIKGTCGFLGLPRLEALAHAGETLMGKFRDGMPVKAEAVTLILSSIDRIKEILAGLEATEAEPEGNDRDLIDQLEAMVERGMAAMAAGETAVAEESVPVVEAPPVQADMTEGTLVVQTLERPLRPGEVSLDELERAFRETAIEVVAPAPAAVAKPAAPAVAEAAEPAKKPARKAVAEDVQEGDKIANQSIRVNVDTLEHLMTMVSELVLTRNQLLEISRRNEDTEFKVPLQRLSNVTAELQEGVMKTRMQPIGNAWQKLPRIVRDLSGELGKQIELEMHGADTELDRQVLDLIKDPLTHMVRNSADHGLETTAERVAAGKPEQGTIRLSAYHEGGHIIICIADNGRGLNTERIKAKALQNGLVTEAELEKMTEAQIHKFIFAPGFSTAAQVTSVSGRGVGMDVVRTNIDQIGGTIDIKSVAGEGASVTIKIPLTLAIVSALIVEAGGDRFAIPQLSVVELVRARANSEHRIERIKDTAVLRLRNKLLPLIHLKKLLKIDDGATSTDAENGFIVVTQVGSQTFGIVVDGVFHTEEIVVKPMSTKLRHIDMFSGNTILGDGAVIMIIDPNGIAKALGASGSSAHDMADDNASAHATSGEQLTSLLVFRAGSAQPKAVPLGLVTRLEEIATDKIELSNGRYMVQYREQLMPLVQMAGVAVQTQGSQPILVFADDGRSMGLVVDEIIDIVEEKLNIEVAGSQDGILGSAVIKGQATEVIDVGHFLPMAFADWFSRKEMRPSASAQSVLLVDDSAFFRNMLAPVLKAAGYKVRTAGGAQEGLAALRAGSFDVVLTDIEMPEMNGFEFAENIRSDHNLIGLPIIALSAMVSPAAIERGRQAGFHDYVAKFDRPGLIAALKEQTAELRRAA; encoded by the coding sequence ATGGACGATCTGTTGCGCGAGTTCCTGACGGAGAGCAGCGAGAGCCTGGATACGGTCGACAACCAGCTGGTGCAGTTCGAGCAGGATCCGAACAACGCGAAGATCCTGGATAACATTTTCCGCCTTGTGCACACCATCAAGGGCACCTGCGGCTTCCTCGGGCTGCCGCGGCTCGAGGCGCTGGCGCATGCCGGCGAGACCCTGATGGGCAAGTTCCGCGACGGCATGCCGGTGAAGGCGGAAGCCGTGACGCTGATCCTGTCCTCGATCGACCGCATCAAGGAGATCCTGGCCGGGCTCGAGGCGACCGAAGCCGAGCCCGAGGGCAACGACCGCGACCTGATCGATCAGCTGGAAGCCATGGTCGAGCGCGGCATGGCGGCGATGGCCGCGGGTGAGACGGCCGTCGCTGAAGAATCCGTCCCCGTCGTCGAGGCGCCGCCGGTGCAGGCCGACATGACCGAAGGCACGCTGGTGGTGCAGACGCTGGAGCGCCCGTTGCGTCCAGGCGAGGTCTCGCTCGACGAGCTCGAGCGCGCCTTCCGCGAGACTGCGATCGAAGTCGTGGCGCCGGCGCCCGCAGCGGTCGCGAAGCCGGCTGCTCCAGCCGTCGCCGAGGCCGCCGAGCCCGCCAAGAAGCCGGCCCGCAAGGCCGTCGCCGAGGACGTCCAGGAAGGCGACAAGATCGCCAACCAGTCGATCCGGGTCAATGTCGACACCCTCGAACATCTCATGACCATGGTCTCCGAGCTGGTGCTGACCCGCAACCAGTTGCTGGAGATCTCCCGCCGCAACGAGGACACCGAGTTCAAGGTGCCGTTGCAGCGGCTCTCCAACGTCACCGCCGAGCTGCAGGAAGGCGTCATGAAGACGCGGATGCAGCCGATCGGCAATGCCTGGCAGAAGCTGCCGCGCATCGTCCGCGATCTCTCCGGCGAACTCGGCAAGCAGATCGAGCTGGAGATGCACGGCGCCGACACCGAGCTCGACCGCCAGGTGCTCGACCTGATCAAGGATCCGCTGACGCACATGGTGCGCAACTCCGCCGATCATGGCCTCGAGACCACCGCCGAGCGGGTCGCGGCCGGCAAGCCCGAGCAAGGTACCATTCGGCTCAGTGCCTATCACGAGGGCGGCCACATCATCATCTGCATCGCCGACAATGGCCGCGGGCTCAACACCGAGCGGATCAAGGCCAAGGCGCTCCAGAACGGTCTCGTCACCGAGGCCGAGCTCGAGAAGATGACGGAAGCCCAGATCCACAAGTTCATCTTCGCGCCGGGCTTCTCGACCGCAGCGCAAGTGACCTCGGTGTCCGGCCGCGGCGTCGGCATGGACGTGGTGCGCACCAATATCGACCAGATCGGCGGCACCATCGACATCAAGAGCGTGGCCGGCGAGGGTGCCAGTGTCACCATCAAGATCCCGCTGACGCTCGCCATCGTCTCCGCACTGATCGTCGAAGCCGGCGGCGACCGCTTTGCGATTCCCCAATTGTCCGTGGTCGAGCTGGTGCGGGCCCGCGCCAACTCCGAGCACCGCATCGAGCGGATCAAGGACACCGCGGTCTTGAGGTTGCGCAACAAGCTGCTGCCGCTGATCCATCTCAAGAAGCTCCTGAAGATCGACGACGGCGCCACCTCAACCGACGCCGAGAACGGCTTCATCGTGGTGACGCAGGTCGGTAGCCAGACCTTCGGCATCGTGGTCGACGGCGTGTTCCACACCGAGGAGATCGTGGTCAAGCCGATGTCGACCAAGCTGCGGCACATCGACATGTTCTCCGGCAACACCATCTTGGGTGATGGCGCCGTGATCATGATCATCGACCCCAACGGCATTGCCAAGGCGCTCGGCGCCTCCGGCTCCTCGGCCCATGACATGGCCGACGACAATGCCTCGGCCCATGCCACGAGTGGCGAGCAGCTCACCTCGCTTTTGGTGTTCCGCGCCGGTTCCGCGCAGCCCAAGGCGGTGCCGCTCGGCCTCGTCACCCGGCTGGAGGAGATCGCAACCGACAAGATCGAGCTCAGTAACGGCCGCTACATGGTGCAGTACCGCGAGCAGCTGATGCCGCTGGTGCAGATGGCCGGGGTCGCGGTGCAGACCCAGGGCTCGCAGCCGATCCTGGTGTTCGCCGATGACGGCCGCTCGATGGGGCTCGTGGTCGACGAGATCATCGACATCGTCGAGGAGAAGCTCAACATCGAGGTCGCGGGCAGCCAGGACGGCATCCTGGGCTCGGCCGTGATCAAGGGCCAGGCCACTGAAGTGATCGACGTCGGCCACTTCCTGCCGATGGCGTTCGCCGACTGGTTCTCGCGCAAGGAGATGCGGCCGTCGGCCTCGGCGCAGTCGGTGCTGCTGGTCGACGACTCTGCGTTCTTCCGCAACATGCTGGCGCCGGTCTTGAAGGCCGCCGGCTACAAGGTCAGGACCGCCGGCGGTGCGCAGGAGGGGCTCGCCGCGCTGCGCGCGGGCAGCTTCGACGTCGTGCTGACCGACATCGAGATGCCCGAGATGAACGGCTTCGAGTTCGCCGAGAACATCCGGTCCGACCACAATTTGATCGGGCTGCCGATCATCGCGCTGTCGGCGATGGTGTCGCCGGCGGCGATCGAGCGCGGCCGGCAGGCCGGCTTCCACGACTATGTCGCCAAGTTCGATCGTCCCGGGCTGATCGCGGCGCTCAAGGAACAGACCGCCGAACTGCGGCGGGCGGCCTGA
- a CDS encoding PleD family two-component system response regulator codes for MKTCLVVDDSGVVRKIARRILEAMQFAVIEAEDGAVALEACKRAMPDAVLLDWNMPVMDGFEFLVQLRRMAGGDAPKVVFCTTENGIDHISRALHAGANEYIMKPFDKDIVIAKFQEVGLLALDASAEA; via the coding sequence ATGAAGACGTGTCTTGTCGTCGACGATTCCGGTGTGGTGCGCAAGATCGCACGCCGCATCCTCGAAGCCATGCAGTTCGCGGTCATCGAAGCCGAGGATGGCGCGGTGGCGCTCGAGGCCTGCAAGCGCGCGATGCCGGACGCGGTGCTGCTCGACTGGAACATGCCCGTGATGGACGGCTTCGAATTCCTCGTGCAACTCCGCCGCATGGCCGGCGGTGACGCGCCGAAGGTGGTGTTCTGCACCACCGAAAACGGCATCGATCACATCTCGCGCGCGCTGCATGCCGGCGCCAACGAGTACATCATGAAGCCATTCGACAAGGACATCGTGATCGCGAAATTCCAGGAAGTGGGTCTGCTGGCGCTCGATGCGTCGGCCGAAGCCTAA
- a CDS encoding flagellin, translating to MSGIVLSSSVRQNLLSLQSTADLLATTQNRLSTGKKVNTALDNPTNFFTAQSLDNRASDINNLLDGIGNGVQVLQAANTGITSLQKLVDSAKSVANQALQAAVGYSQKSQVTTAVITGATNDDIRGTATYSNATLAGTAVNNNLTTPAPITAATKLVSATNSDSLATTPTGTISVNGKSITFSTSQTTSTTDASGNVTLGTGAGSNLTVGDLLTAIDGITGATTASTVSAGALQISTGVNQDLNISGSGLAAFGLTATTKARTVATPSPLDGLTLTINPTGNGKATNITFGSGAGQVKSLNDLNNALSANNLQASLSASGALTISTTNDAASATIGTIGGTAAASGKLFNGLAGSAPVQDPNGLSNRANLVNQYNNILDQITTTAQDASYNGINLLNGDQLKLTFNETGSSTLKIQGVTFDASGLNLTKLTAGTDFVDNASANATLKTLNNASGLLRTQASTLGSNLSIVQIRQDFSKNLINVLQTGSSNLTLADTNEEAANSQALSTRQSIAVSALALANQSQQSVLQLLR from the coding sequence ATGTCCGGCATCGTCCTTTCGTCATCGGTCCGTCAGAACCTGCTTTCGCTGCAGTCGACCGCCGATCTCCTCGCCACCACGCAGAACCGCTTGTCCACCGGCAAGAAGGTCAACACTGCGCTCGACAATCCGACCAACTTCTTCACGGCGCAGTCGCTCGACAACCGCGCCAGCGACATCAACAACCTGCTCGACGGCATCGGCAACGGCGTGCAGGTGCTGCAGGCCGCCAACACCGGCATCACCTCGCTCCAGAAGCTGGTCGACAGCGCCAAGTCGGTCGCCAACCAGGCCTTGCAGGCTGCGGTCGGTTATTCCCAGAAGTCGCAGGTGACGACCGCCGTAATCACCGGCGCGACCAACGACGATATCCGGGGTACCGCCACCTACAGCAATGCCACCCTCGCCGGTACGGCCGTCAACAACAACCTCACGACGCCCGCGCCGATCACGGCTGCCACCAAGCTCGTCAGCGCCACCAACTCCGATAGCCTGGCGACGACCCCGACCGGCACGATCAGCGTCAACGGCAAGTCGATCACCTTCTCGACCTCGCAGACCACGTCGACCACCGACGCGTCCGGCAACGTGACCCTCGGCACCGGCGCGGGTAGCAACCTGACCGTCGGCGACCTGCTCACCGCGATCGACGGCATCACCGGCGCGACCACCGCCTCCACCGTGTCGGCCGGCGCGCTCCAGATCAGCACCGGCGTCAACCAGGATCTCAACATCTCCGGTTCGGGTCTGGCCGCCTTTGGTTTGACGGCCACCACCAAGGCCCGCACCGTGGCGACGCCGTCGCCGCTCGATGGCTTGACGCTGACGATCAACCCGACCGGCAACGGCAAGGCCACCAATATCACGTTCGGCAGCGGCGCAGGTCAGGTGAAGTCCCTCAACGACTTGAACAACGCCCTGTCGGCCAACAACCTGCAGGCCTCGCTCAGCGCGAGCGGTGCGCTCACCATCAGCACCACCAACGATGCGGCGTCCGCGACCATCGGCACGATCGGTGGCACGGCGGCCGCTTCAGGCAAGCTGTTCAACGGCCTCGCCGGCAGCGCTCCGGTGCAGGATCCGAACGGGCTGTCGAATCGCGCCAACCTGGTCAACCAGTACAACAACATCCTGGACCAGATCACCACGACCGCCCAGGACGCCTCGTACAATGGCATCAACCTGCTCAATGGCGATCAGCTCAAGCTGACCTTCAACGAGACGGGCTCCTCGACGCTGAAGATCCAGGGCGTGACCTTCGATGCCTCCGGCCTCAACCTCACCAAGCTGACCGCCGGCACCGACTTCGTTGACAACGCCTCGGCCAACGCCACGCTGAAGACGCTGAACAACGCCAGCGGCCTGCTGCGCACCCAGGCTTCGACCCTCGGTTCGAACCTGTCGATCGTGCAGATCCGTCAGGACTTCTCCAAGAACCTGATCAACGTGTTGCAGACCGGTTCGTCCAACCTGACGCTGGCCGACACCAACGAGGAAGCGGCCAACAGCCAGGCGCTGTCGACCCGCCAGTCGATCGCGGTGTCCGCGCTGGCGCTGGCCAACCAGTCGCAGCAGAGCGTGCTGCAACTGCTCCGCTAA